From the genome of Streptomyces sp. NBC_01317, one region includes:
- a CDS encoding aminodeoxychorismate/anthranilate synthase component II, with amino-acid sequence MSARILVVDNYDSFVFNLVQYLYQLGAECEVLRNDEVSTAHAQDGFDGVLLSPGPGTPEEAGVCVDMVRHCATTGVPVFGVCLGMQSMAVAYGGVVGRAPELLHGKTSLVTHEGRGVFAGLPSPFTATRYHSLAADPAELPAELEVTAWTDDGIIMGVRHRELPVEGVQFHPESVLTEHGHLMLANWLARCGDPGAVGRSSGLAPVVGKALA; translated from the coding sequence ATGAGCGCCCGCATCCTGGTCGTGGACAACTACGACAGCTTCGTCTTCAACCTCGTCCAGTACCTGTACCAGCTCGGGGCCGAGTGCGAGGTGCTGCGCAACGACGAGGTCAGCACCGCGCACGCGCAGGACGGCTTCGACGGCGTCCTGCTCTCCCCCGGCCCCGGGACCCCCGAAGAGGCCGGTGTCTGCGTCGACATGGTGCGCCACTGCGCCACGACCGGGGTGCCCGTCTTCGGCGTCTGCCTCGGCATGCAGTCGATGGCGGTGGCGTACGGAGGTGTCGTGGGCCGCGCCCCCGAACTGCTGCACGGCAAGACCTCGCTCGTCACGCACGAGGGCCGCGGCGTCTTCGCCGGGCTGCCCTCGCCGTTCACCGCGACCCGGTACCACTCGCTGGCCGCGGACCCCGCGGAGCTGCCCGCGGAGCTGGAGGTCACGGCGTGGACGGACGACGGCATCATCATGGGCGTACGCCACCGTGAACTGCCGGTGGAGGGCGTCCAGTTCCATCCCGAGTCGGTGCTCACCGAGCACGGCCACCTGATGCTGGCGAACTGGCTGGCGCGGTGCGGGGATCCGGGTGCGGTCGGCCGGTCGTCGGGCCTCGCACCGGTGGTGGGCAAGGCGCTCGCGTGA
- the pknB gene encoding Stk1 family PASTA domain-containing Ser/Thr kinase, with protein sequence MEEPRRLGGRYELGAVLGRGGMAEVYLAHDTRLGRSVAVKTLRADLARDPSFQARFRREAQSAASLNHPAIVAVYDTGEDYVDGVSLPYIVMEHVDGSTLRELLHSGRRLLPERTLEMTVGILQALEYSHRAGIVHRDIKPANVMLTRTGQVKVMDFGIARAMGDSGMTMTQTSAVIGTAQYLSPEQAKGEQVDARSDLYSTGCLLYELLAVRPPFVGDSPVAVAYQHVREEPQPPSVYDPEITPEMDAIVLKALVKDRDYRYQSADEMRADIEACLDGQPVGATAAMGAVGYGGGYGGDVDQATTALRTADPATSMLPPMNPNDGGFGGGGYDGGGPGRRRQPKKSNTSTILLIVAGVLVLVGAILIGQAVFSGDGDAKSKVPIPTLVGKTLTEAETLATNAGVKVAQSSSERCDQPKNAICSQNPAPEAGEMSEGDTINVVVSEGAPKVEVPDVTDKDLKDATRLLEDKGFKVGDPKQVESDEDPGTVLEQDPAGNAQAEKGAEVTLTIAKQALVDVRDVTNGQQFDSARSQLEDTLGFTVKRVDVDSDQPAGIVVKQDPPGGTKAPKGSQITLQVSKGPQQEKVAVPDQLAGKRVGEVKAILQSQGLSATFAPNSPQDDNAIVLNVTPPSGTQVDKGSAVVLITVNAGGQNGGNNNGGGGEGDGNDGGFFGGASGVAFRTED encoded by the coding sequence ATGGAAGAGCCGCGTCGCCTCGGCGGCCGGTACGAGCTGGGCGCGGTGCTCGGCCGTGGTGGCATGGCCGAGGTGTACCTCGCGCACGACACCCGGCTCGGCCGATCCGTCGCTGTGAAGACGCTCCGGGCCGACCTGGCCCGTGACCCGTCGTTCCAGGCCCGGTTCCGCCGGGAGGCCCAGTCCGCCGCCTCGCTCAACCACCCGGCGATCGTCGCGGTCTACGACACCGGCGAGGACTACGTCGACGGCGTCTCCCTCCCGTACATCGTGATGGAGCACGTCGACGGTTCGACCCTGCGTGAGCTGCTGCACTCCGGGCGCAGGCTGCTGCCCGAGCGCACGCTGGAGATGACCGTCGGGATCCTCCAGGCGCTGGAGTACTCGCACCGCGCCGGGATCGTCCACCGCGACATCAAGCCCGCCAACGTCATGCTGACGCGCACCGGCCAGGTCAAGGTCATGGACTTCGGCATCGCCCGTGCGATGGGCGACTCCGGCATGACGATGACGCAGACGTCCGCCGTCATAGGAACCGCCCAGTACCTCTCCCCGGAACAGGCCAAGGGCGAACAGGTCGACGCGCGCTCCGACCTGTACTCCACCGGCTGCCTGCTCTACGAGCTGCTCGCGGTCCGGCCGCCGTTCGTCGGGGACTCCCCGGTCGCGGTGGCCTATCAGCACGTACGGGAAGAGCCGCAGCCTCCCAGCGTGTACGACCCCGAGATCACGCCCGAGATGGACGCGATCGTCCTCAAGGCCCTCGTCAAGGACCGGGACTACCGCTACCAGTCCGCCGACGAGATGCGCGCCGACATCGAGGCCTGCCTCGACGGCCAGCCCGTCGGCGCGACCGCCGCCATGGGCGCGGTCGGCTACGGCGGCGGGTACGGCGGCGACGTGGACCAGGCGACCACCGCGCTGCGCACGGCCGACCCGGCCACGTCGATGCTCCCCCCGATGAACCCGAACGACGGGGGCTTCGGCGGAGGCGGCTACGACGGGGGCGGCCCGGGCCGTCGGCGCCAGCCGAAGAAGTCCAACACGTCGACGATCCTGCTGATCGTCGCCGGTGTGCTGGTCCTGGTCGGGGCGATCCTGATCGGCCAGGCGGTCTTCAGCGGCGACGGCGACGCGAAGAGCAAGGTGCCGATCCCCACCCTCGTCGGGAAGACCCTGACGGAGGCCGAGACGCTGGCGACCAACGCCGGGGTCAAGGTCGCCCAGTCCAGCAGCGAACGCTGCGACCAGCCAAAGAACGCCATTTGCAGCCAGAACCCGGCCCCGGAGGCCGGTGAGATGAGCGAGGGCGACACGATCAACGTCGTCGTCTCGGAGGGCGCGCCGAAGGTCGAGGTCCCGGACGTCACGGACAAGGACCTCAAGGACGCGACACGTCTCCTGGAGGACAAGGGCTTCAAGGTCGGCGACCCGAAGCAGGTCGAGTCGGACGAAGACCCCGGCACGGTCCTGGAACAGGACCCGGCGGGCAACGCCCAGGCCGAGAAGGGCGCCGAGGTCACGCTGACGATCGCCAAGCAGGCCCTGGTCGATGTCCGCGACGTGACCAACGGCCAGCAGTTCGACTCCGCGAGGTCGCAGTTGGAGGACACGCTGGGCTTCACCGTCAAGCGGGTGGACGTGGACAGCGATCAGCCCGCGGGCATCGTCGTCAAACAGGACCCCCCCGGCGGCACCAAGGCCCCGAAGGGCAGCCAGATCACCCTTCAGGTCTCCAAGGGCCCGCAGCAGGAGAAGGTCGCCGTACCGGACCAGCTGGCGGGAAAGCGGGTCGGCGAGGTCAAGGCGATCCTCCAGAGCCAGGGGCTCAGCGCGACCTTCGCCCCGAACTCGCCCCAGGACGACAACGCCATCGTCCTCAACGTCACCCCGCCCTCGGGCACACAGGTCGACAAGGGGTCGGCCGTCGTCCTGATCACGGTGAACGCCGGCGGCCAGAACGGCGGCAACAACAACGGCGGCGGCGGCGAAGGTGACGGCAACGACGGAGGCTTCTTCGGAGGCGCGTCCGGAGTCGCCTTCCGTACGGAGGACTGA
- a CDS encoding peptidoglycan D,D-transpeptidase FtsI family protein, which translates to MNKPLRRVAIFCGLLILALLVRDNWLQYVRADELNSSKYNRRVLIERYAHERGNIIVDGKPITGSVKTKVGDFAYKRSYVNGPMWAPVTGFASQAFDATQIEKLEDGILTGTDDQLFFDRTLAMFTGEEKQGGDVITTLSGAAQKAAFEGLGTKKGAVAAIDPKTGKILALASTPSYDPSTIAGNSDKDGEAWSKLEEDKDQPKLNRALRETYPPGSTFKVVTAAAALEHGVVSGIDDKTDSPDPYVMPGTTTKLPNEGNIPCKNATLRVALQYSCNTVFGKLGVDVGADNMLETAKKFGFNSEQFVPVRANASVFPEKINESQTALSSIGQFDTRTTPLQMAMVAAAIANDGKLMKPYMIDQLRAPNLDQLSQTDPEELSRPLTQEHAQMLQQMMETVVKEGTGTKAQIDGVTVGGKTGTAQHGENNSKNPYAWFISYAKTDAGSPVAVAVVVEDSDASRDDISGGGLAAPIARDVMKAVIDSKK; encoded by the coding sequence GTGAACAAACCCCTGCGACGGGTCGCGATCTTCTGCGGCCTGCTGATCCTCGCGCTCCTGGTACGCGACAACTGGCTCCAGTACGTACGCGCGGACGAGCTGAACTCCAGCAAGTACAACCGCCGGGTCCTGATCGAGCGGTACGCCCACGAGCGCGGCAACATCATCGTCGACGGGAAGCCGATAACGGGGTCGGTCAAGACGAAGGTCGGCGACTTCGCCTACAAGCGGTCCTACGTGAACGGCCCCATGTGGGCCCCCGTCACCGGCTTCGCCTCACAGGCCTTCGACGCCACCCAGATCGAGAAGCTGGAGGACGGCATCCTCACCGGCACCGACGACCAGCTGTTCTTCGACCGCACCCTGGCGATGTTCACCGGCGAGGAGAAGCAGGGCGGCGACGTCATCACCACCCTCAGCGGCGCCGCCCAGAAGGCCGCCTTCGAGGGACTCGGGACGAAGAAGGGCGCGGTCGCCGCGATCGACCCGAAGACCGGCAAGATCCTCGCCTTGGCCTCCACCCCCAGCTACGACCCCTCCACGATCGCCGGCAACAGCGACAAGGACGGCGAGGCGTGGAGCAAGCTCGAAGAGGACAAGGACCAGCCGAAGCTCAACCGGGCGCTGCGTGAGACCTACCCGCCCGGCTCCACCTTCAAGGTGGTCACGGCGGCGGCGGCCCTGGAGCACGGCGTCGTGAGCGGCATCGACGACAAGACCGACTCGCCCGACCCGTACGTCATGCCGGGAACCACCACGAAGCTGCCGAACGAGGGCAACATCCCCTGCAAGAACGCCACCCTCCGCGTGGCGCTCCAGTACTCGTGCAACACGGTCTTCGGCAAGCTCGGCGTGGACGTCGGCGCGGACAACATGCTGGAGACGGCGAAGAAGTTCGGCTTCAACTCGGAGCAGTTCGTCCCGGTCCGGGCCAACGCGTCGGTCTTCCCCGAGAAGATCAACGAGTCCCAGACCGCGCTCTCCTCCATCGGCCAGTTCGACACCCGCACCACCCCGCTCCAGATGGCCATGGTCGCCGCCGCGATCGCCAACGACGGCAAGCTGATGAAGCCGTACATGATCGACCAGCTGCGGGCGCCCAACCTGGACCAGCTCAGCCAGACCGACCCGGAGGAGCTGAGCCGCCCCCTCACGCAGGAGCACGCGCAGATGCTCCAGCAGATGATGGAGACGGTCGTCAAGGAAGGCACCGGCACCAAGGCGCAGATAGACGGCGTGACGGTCGGCGGCAAGACCGGTACCGCGCAGCACGGCGAGAACAACAGCAAGAACCCGTACGCGTGGTTCATCTCGTACGCCAAGACCGACGCCGGGTCCCCGGTCGCCGTGGCCGTCGTGGTCGAGGACAGCGACGCCAGCCGCGACGACATCTCGGGCGGCGGCCTCGCCGCTCCCATCGCGAGGGACGTGATGAAGGCGGTCATCGACAGCAAGAAGTGA
- the crgA gene encoding cell division protein CrgA, with protein sequence MPKSRIRKKADFTPPPAAKQATNIRLTNRSWVAPVMLAMFLIGLVWIVLFYVTDGSLPLESFRNWNIVVGFGFIAIGFGVSTQWK encoded by the coding sequence GTGCCGAAGTCACGTATCCGCAAGAAGGCCGACTTCACGCCGCCGCCGGCCGCGAAGCAGGCGACCAACATAAGGCTGACGAACCGCAGCTGGGTCGCCCCGGTCATGCTGGCCATGTTCCTGATCGGCCTGGTCTGGATCGTCCTCTTCTATGTGACCGACGGCAGCCTGCCGCTGGAGAGCTTCCGGAACTGGAACATCGTGGTCGGCTTCGGCTTCATCGCCATCGGCTTCGGTGTCTCCACCCAGTGGAAGTAG
- a CDS encoding rhomboid family intramembrane serine protease: MDQASGSLPSCYRHPGQETGVRCTRCERPICPACMVDASVGFQCPECVRQGSGTGHPPAAGQPRTVVGATVARDPRLLTKILVALNVVVFVIATQSGDFVDRFDLVGKYFDLMAGHDVGVADGQWYRLITATFLHEQVWHIGFNMLSLWWIGGPLEAALGRARYLALYLISGLAGSALTYLLAAQNAPSLGASGAIFGLFGATAVLMRKLKYDLRPVIGLLVVNLIFTFSIPDIAWQAHIGGLVAGTLVAVGLVHAPRERRALVQYGTAALVLAATLAIVVVRTAALT; encoded by the coding sequence ATGGACCAGGCGAGCGGAAGCCTGCCCAGCTGCTACCGGCATCCTGGGCAGGAGACCGGCGTCCGCTGCACGCGGTGCGAGCGGCCCATATGCCCCGCCTGCATGGTCGACGCCTCGGTGGGATTCCAGTGCCCGGAATGTGTACGGCAAGGTTCCGGTACGGGGCACCCGCCGGCCGCCGGCCAGCCGCGGACGGTCGTCGGCGCGACCGTCGCCCGCGACCCCCGGCTGCTGACCAAGATCCTGGTCGCCCTCAACGTCGTGGTGTTCGTCATCGCCACGCAGAGCGGCGATTTCGTCGACCGCTTCGACTTGGTCGGGAAGTACTTCGACCTGATGGCCGGACACGACGTCGGGGTCGCGGACGGCCAGTGGTACCGGCTGATCACCGCCACGTTCCTGCACGAGCAGGTCTGGCACATCGGCTTCAACATGCTGAGCCTGTGGTGGATCGGCGGACCGCTGGAAGCGGCGCTCGGCCGCGCGCGCTACCTCGCGCTCTATCTGATCTCCGGACTCGCGGGCAGCGCCCTCACGTATCTGCTCGCCGCGCAGAACGCTCCCTCGCTGGGCGCGTCCGGCGCGATCTTCGGGCTCTTCGGCGCCACGGCCGTCCTGATGCGCAAACTCAAGTACGACCTGCGGCCCGTCATCGGACTGCTCGTGGTGAACCTCATCTTCACCTTCAGCATCCCGGACATCGCCTGGCAGGCCCACATCGGCGGCCTGGTCGCGGGCACCCTCGTGGCCGTCGGCCTGGTCCACGCGCCCCGGGAACGGCGGGCCCTCGTCCAGTACGGGACGGCCGCGCTCGTGCTGGCGGCGACGCTCGCGATCGTCGTGGTCCGTACGGCCGCACTCACCTGA
- a CDS encoding DUF881 domain-containing protein — translation MSNSADSPPGVPEGTPRPAPEGPRRRLVPRPVRLLTAAVFALAGLIFVTSFNTAKGTNIRTDASLLKLSDLIHERDRKNADLGRSAAEVRREVDALAGRDDGSTEAEDARLRALEKTAGTEELTGSALTVTLDDAPPDATANPGYPEPQPNDLVIHQQDLQAVVNALWQGGAQGIRVMDQRLISTSAVRCVGNTLILQGRVYSPPYRITAVGDREKLSKALADSPAIQNYQLYVKAYGLGWQVDEHKRETLPGYTGTVDLHYAKPTG, via the coding sequence TTGAGCAATTCCGCCGACTCTCCGCCAGGGGTCCCCGAGGGGACTCCGCGGCCCGCGCCGGAAGGGCCGCGCCGCCGCCTGGTCCCCCGGCCGGTCAGGCTGCTCACGGCCGCCGTCTTCGCCCTCGCCGGCCTGATCTTCGTGACCAGCTTCAACACGGCCAAGGGCACCAACATCCGTACCGACGCCTCGCTGCTCAAGCTCTCCGACCTGATCCACGAGCGCGACCGCAAGAACGCGGACCTCGGGCGGTCCGCCGCGGAGGTACGGCGCGAGGTCGACGCCCTCGCCGGCCGTGACGACGGCTCCACCGAGGCCGAGGACGCCCGGCTGCGCGCCCTGGAGAAGACCGCGGGCACCGAGGAGCTCACCGGCTCCGCCCTCACCGTCACCCTCGACGACGCCCCGCCGGACGCCACCGCCAACCCCGGCTACCCCGAGCCCCAGCCCAACGACCTGGTCATCCACCAGCAGGACCTCCAGGCCGTCGTCAACGCCCTGTGGCAGGGCGGGGCGCAGGGCATCCGGGTCATGGACCAGCGGCTGATCTCCACCAGCGCGGTGCGCTGCGTGGGCAACACGCTCATCCTCCAAGGACGCGTCTACTCGCCGCCGTACAGGATCACCGCCGTGGGCGACCGGGAGAAGCTGTCCAAGGCCCTCGCGGACTCCCCGGCCATCCAGAACTACCAGCTGTACGTGAAGGCGTACGGCCTGGGCTGGCAGGTCGACGAGCACAAGAGGGAGACCCTCCCCGGATACACCGGCACGGTGGACCTCCACTACGCGAAGCCCACCGGATAG
- a CDS encoding class E sortase, which produces MAARTEHDEQTGAPPPGPDEPAAPTGPDPSPGRPPRSRIAAVVSVFGEVLITAGLVLGLFVVYSLWWTNVLADREATKQGNEVRDNWARGGTDGTGGDGTPRSFDSKDGIGFLHVPAMNNGEVLVKKGTEPKSLNNGIAGYYTDPVKSALPWDKKGNFTLAAHRDGHGAKFHNIHQIEVGDPVVFETKDTWYVYKVYKELPKTSKYNVNVLLPVPKESGKKKPGRYLTLTTCTPIYTSDYRYIVWAELVRTEKVDKNRTLPPELR; this is translated from the coding sequence GTGGCAGCGAGAACCGAACACGACGAGCAGACCGGGGCACCACCGCCGGGACCGGACGAGCCCGCCGCGCCGACCGGTCCCGACCCGTCGCCGGGCCGGCCGCCCAGGAGCCGTATCGCGGCGGTGGTCAGCGTCTTCGGCGAAGTGCTCATCACGGCCGGCCTGGTGCTCGGCCTCTTTGTCGTCTACTCGCTGTGGTGGACCAACGTGCTCGCGGACCGCGAGGCCACCAAGCAGGGCAACGAGGTACGCGACAACTGGGCGCGCGGCGGTACGGACGGCACGGGCGGCGACGGCACGCCCCGGTCCTTCGACTCGAAGGACGGCATCGGCTTCCTGCACGTCCCCGCGATGAACAACGGCGAAGTGCTCGTCAAGAAGGGCACGGAGCCGAAGTCCCTGAACAACGGGATCGCCGGCTACTACACCGACCCGGTCAAGTCGGCGCTGCCCTGGGACAAGAAGGGCAACTTCACGCTGGCGGCGCACCGGGACGGCCACGGCGCGAAGTTCCACAACATCCACCAGATCGAGGTCGGCGACCCGGTCGTCTTCGAGACCAAGGACACCTGGTACGTCTACAAGGTCTACAAAGAGCTGCCGAAGACGTCCAAGTACAACGTGAACGTCCTGCTGCCGGTCCCCAAGGAGTCGGGCAAGAAGAAGCCGGGCCGCTACCTGACCCTGACGACCTGCACCCCGATCTACACCTCGGACTACCGCTACATCGTCTGGGCGGAACTGGTCCGCACGGAAAAGGTCGACAAGAACCGCACCCTGCCGCCGGAGCTGCGCTGA
- a CDS encoding class E sortase → MTALRPEHDAGGQGAPYAREAYEEAVEAAAAEAALRAAVGGLADPLNDPLPGQAPGVPSGQVPGAIPGQPSGRPGAGGETAAPRARHGRHRGPESRQEAGQAPVAPEALGGAGQAPVAPAAPVGPSAPAAPVSVPLPPERPVAGPGAGQESVREAGPAPAPVPGSMDETLIAGPLSFTSPVRPPADLPDDATIGLRTDDLRRATAARSAESVTASSATGQDQAGSEQGGRAERRKAAKGGRGRRRQEPGAAEAENGPGTAAHGSGRAKPLSRVEARRAARAAKDSPAVVVSRVVGEMFITFGVLMLLFVTYQLWWTNVRADQYAGKETNKIQDSWAKGRKPGVFAPGQGFAIMHIPKLDVVVPIAEGISKSKVLDHGMVGHYAEGKLKTAMPEDKQGNFAVAGHRNTHGEPFRYINRLQPGDRIIVETQDAYYTYAMTKTLPQTSPSNVSVIDAVPPQSGFAGPGRYITLTTCTPEFTSTYRMIVWGKMVDERPRSKGKPDDLVG, encoded by the coding sequence GTGACGGCACTCCGCCCGGAACACGACGCGGGCGGCCAGGGGGCCCCGTACGCGCGCGAGGCGTATGAGGAGGCTGTCGAGGCCGCGGCGGCGGAGGCCGCGCTGAGGGCGGCGGTGGGCGGCCTGGCGGACCCGCTGAACGATCCGCTTCCGGGACAGGCGCCGGGGGTGCCTTCCGGGCAGGTCCCGGGCGCGATCCCGGGGCAGCCGTCGGGCCGGCCGGGGGCGGGCGGTGAGACGGCGGCTCCCCGGGCGCGTCACGGCCGTCACCGAGGGCCGGAGAGCCGGCAGGAGGCGGGGCAGGCTCCTGTCGCCCCCGAGGCTCTTGGGGGCGCCGGACAGGCTCCTGTGGCCCCAGCGGCCCCTGTGGGGCCTTCTGCCCCCGCCGCCCCGGTGTCCGTGCCGCTGCCGCCCGAGCGGCCGGTGGCCGGTCCGGGTGCGGGTCAGGAGTCCGTACGGGAAGCCGGGCCCGCCCCCGCGCCCGTACCGGGGTCGATGGACGAGACCCTCATAGCCGGGCCCCTCTCTTTCACTTCGCCGGTCCGTCCTCCGGCCGACCTTCCCGACGACGCGACCATCGGCCTCCGTACGGACGATCTGCGGCGGGCGACCGCGGCGCGGTCCGCCGAGTCCGTCACCGCCTCGTCCGCCACCGGGCAGGACCAGGCCGGTTCCGAGCAGGGCGGGCGCGCGGAACGCCGTAAAGCCGCCAAGGGTGGCCGGGGACGCAGGCGGCAGGAGCCGGGGGCGGCCGAGGCCGAGAACGGCCCCGGGACGGCCGCGCACGGGTCCGGGCGGGCCAAGCCGCTCTCCCGCGTCGAGGCCCGCCGCGCCGCGCGCGCGGCGAAGGACAGCCCCGCGGTGGTCGTGAGCCGTGTCGTCGGTGAAATGTTCATCACCTTCGGCGTGCTGATGCTGCTGTTCGTCACCTACCAGCTCTGGTGGACGAACGTCCGGGCCGACCAGTACGCCGGCAAGGAGACGAACAAGATCCAGGACAGCTGGGCCAAGGGCCGCAAGCCCGGGGTCTTCGCGCCCGGCCAGGGCTTCGCCATCATGCACATCCCCAAGCTCGACGTCGTGGTGCCGATCGCCGAGGGCATCAGCAAGTCGAAGGTCCTCGACCACGGCATGGTCGGGCACTACGCCGAGGGCAAGCTCAAGACGGCGATGCCGGAGGACAAGCAGGGCAACTTCGCGGTGGCCGGCCATCGCAACACCCATGGCGAGCCGTTCCGTTACATCAACCGGTTGCAGCCGGGCGACAGGATCATCGTCGAGACGCAGGACGCCTACTACACGTACGCGATGACCAAGACCCTGCCGCAGACCTCTCCGTCGAACGTGAGCGTGATCGACGCGGTGCCCCCGCAGTCGGGGTTCGCGGGGCCCGGCCGCTACATCACGCTGACGACCTGCACGCCCGAATTCACCAGTACGTACCGGATGATCGTGTGGGGCAAGATGGTGGACGAACGGCCACGCAGCAAGGGCAAGCCGGACGATCTCGTCGGCTGA